The following are encoded together in the Phoenix dactylifera cultivar Barhee BC4 unplaced genomic scaffold, palm_55x_up_171113_PBpolish2nd_filt_p 000769F, whole genome shotgun sequence genome:
- the LOC120107110 gene encoding LOW QUALITY PROTEIN: putative SWI/SNF-related matrix-associated actin-dependent regulator of chromatin subfamily A member 3-like 1 (The sequence of the model RefSeq protein was modified relative to this genomic sequence to represent the inferred CDS: deleted 2 bases in 1 codon): MEEDDDLWQRYLELDDDDPGGGPDSQHLSSSPSSPSSYLAGFLIANIVGLRYYSGTISGREMVGLVREPLNPYDPNAIKVLNTRMAQIGHIERSVAAVLAPLLDSRLVSVEGIVPKPPKNRNPYRLPCQVHIFARPDAIPLVRDALDQGGLQLIDESDLQFGLSEAAIVQEEFQFQFQGGNGARRIDDIFALVGKEDEAKRFQLEPPKEFVVSELFAHQKEGLGWLVRRENSSDLPPFWEERSGSFVNVLTNYQTHERPEPLRGGIFADDMGLGKTLTLLSLIAVNGPGSTSSSSVKNIGGEDEKSRTLGRRKKSNSGKNDGGARQRRKLNDGIRSTEVLGSKTTLVVCPPSVFSSWITQLEEHTMPGSLKVYLYHGERTREPKELLRYDIVLTTYSTLAAEFSDPESPMKEIEWLRVILDEAHLIKNFAAQQTKAVIALKAERRWAVTGTPIQNSSFDLFSLMAFLRFQPFSIKYYWQSLVQRPLAQGSNSGLSRLQALMGTISLRRTKDTQSGNKSVVGLPPKTIETCFVELSAEECEYYDHMESEAQNTVREYIDADTVLRNYSTVLHIILRLRQICNDMALCPSDIKSFLPSDTLEDVSRNPELLKKLASLVEDGDDFDCPVCLSPPIKAVITCCAHIFCQACILRTLKHLNACCPICRHPLSKSDLFLAPSTESSKDDESKVFVSDRPVSSKVSTLLKLLLETKKQNPKIKSVIFSQFRKMLILLEEPLKSAGFGILRLDGSMSAKKRSEVIKEFGKGDPGAPTVLLASLKAAGAGVNLTAASRVYLVEPWWNPALEEQAMDRVHRIGQQQDVRVVRLIVRGSIEERILELQERKKKLASGAFGSKAAKEQKQMRVEDVRIVMRL; this comes from the exons ATGGAAGAAGACGACGATCTCTGGCAGCGGTACCTCGAGCTCGACGACGACGACCCCGGCGGAGGGCCCGACTCCcagcatctctcctcctccccctcctccccctcctcctacCTCGCTGGCTTCCTCATCGCCAACATCGTCGGCCTCCGCTACTACTCCGGCACCATCAGCGGCCGCGAGATGGTCGGCCTCGTCCGCGAACCCCTCAACCCCTACGATCCCAACGCCATCAAGGTCCTCAACACCCGCATGGCCCAGATCGGCCACATCGAGCGTTCCGTCGCCGCCGTCCTCGCCCCGCTTCTCGATTCCCGCCTAGTCTCCGTCGAGGGCATCGTCCCCAAACCCCCCAAGAACCGCAATCCATACCGCCTTCCCTGCCAAGTCCACATTTTCGCCCGTCCCGACGCCATCCCCCTTGTCCGCGATGCCCTCGACCAAGGCGGCCTCCAGCTTATCGACGAGTCAGATCTCCAGTTCGGCCTCTCCGAGGCTGCCATCGTCCAGGAG GAATTCCAATTCCAATTCCAAGGCGGGAACGGTGCTCGGAGGATCGACGATATATTTGCTCTCGTTGGTAAAGAGGACGAGGCGAAAAGGTTCCAGCTTGAACCCCCAAAGGAGTTCGTCGTATCAGAGCTCTTTGCGCACCAGAAGGAAGGGTTGGGGTGGTTGGTCCGAAGGGAAAATTCATCCGATTTGCCGCCATTTTGGGAGGAGCGGAGCGGGAGCTTCGTGAATGTGCTGACGAATTACCAGACCCACGAGCGGCCGGAGCCGCTAAGGGGTGGGATCTTCGCGGACGACATGGGTTTGGGAAAGACCCTTACTTTGCTCTCTCTCATTGCCGTTAACGGGCCTGGTAGTACCAGTAGTTCCTCTGTGAAAAATATAGGAGGAGAGGATGAAAAGTCGAGAACTTTGGGTCGTCGGAAGAAATCGAATTCAGGTAAAAATGATGGGGGTGCTCGTCAAAGACGCAAACTTAATGACGGGATTCGGAGTACTGAGGTTTTAGGCTCGAAGACGACGTTAGTTGTGTGTCCACCTTCAGTATTTTCGTCATGGATAACTCAGTTGGAAGAACATACGATGCCTGGTAGTTTGAAGGTCTACTTGTACCATGGGGAACGTACAAGGGAACCGAAGGAGCTTCTGAGGTATGATATTGTGCTGACAACCTACAGTACTTTGGCTGCAGAGTTTAGTGATCCTGAGTCACCTATGAAGGAGATAGAGTGGTTAAGAGTTATATTAGATGAGGCTCATTTGATCAAGAATTTTGCTGCTCAGCAGACGAAAGCTGTCATTGCTTTGAAGGCGGAAAGGAGGTGGGCAGTAACAGGGACACCCATTCAGAACAGTTCCTTCGATTTATTCTCACTCAtggctttcttaagatttcagccATTTTCAATTAAGTACTATTGGCAGAGCTTAGTACAGCGCCCATTAGCACAGGGGAGTAACAGCGGATTATCACGTCTGCAG GCCTTGATGGGTACCATTTCCCTGCGGCGAACAAAAGATACCCAGAGCGGAAACAAGAGTGTGGTTGGGCTGCCACCAAAAACTATTGAAACTTGCTTTGTGGAACTCTCTGCTGAGGAATGTGAATATTATGATCATATGGAATCAGAAGCACAAAACACAGTGAGGGAGTACATCGACGCAGACACTGTGTTACGCAATTATTCTACTGTACTTCATATTATATTACGGCTTCGCCAGATCTGTAATGATATGGCATTGTGTCCATCAGACATTAAATCATTCCTTCCATCTGATACTCTTGAAG ATGTGTCTCGAAATCCAGAGCTGTTAAAGAAGTTGGCCTCATTGGTTGAAGATGGAGATGACTTTGACTGCCCTGTCTGCCTCTCTCCGCCAATCAAAGCTGTCATAACTTGTTGCGCTCATATTTTTTGCCAAGCTTGCATTCTAAGAACCTTGAAGCACCTGAATGCCTGCTGTCCTATTTGTCGCCATCCCTTATCAAAATCAGACCTTTTTTTAGCCCCATCAACAGAGTCATCCAAAGATGATGAGTCCAAAGTTTTTGTTTCTGATAGACCTGTCTCTTCAAAAGTTTCTACCTTACTGAAGCTTCTATTGGAAACCAAGAAACAGAACCCTAAAATAAAGTCGGTCATTTTTTCTCAGTTCAGGAAGATGTTGATCCTGCTCGAGGAGCCACTAAAGTCTGCTGGATTTGGAATTTTGCGATTAGATGGCTCCATGAGCGCAAAGAAGAGATCTGAAGTGATCAAGGAATTTGGCAAGGGTGATCCTGGTGCACCCACGGTGCTACTGGCCAGCCTTAAGGCTGCAGGTGCAGGAGTAAATCTAACAGCAGCTTCAAGAGTATACCTGGTCGAACCATGGTGGAACCCAGCACTTGAGGAACAGGCAATGGACAGGGTGCACCGGATTGGGCAGCAGCAGGATGTAAGGGTGGTAAGGCTGATAGTGAGGGGTAGCATTGAGGAGAGGATCCTTGAGTtgcaagaaaggaagaaaaaattgGCAAGTGGTGCATTTGGGAGCAAGGCAGCCAAAGAACAGAAGCAGATGCGTGTTGAAGATGTTCGCATTGTGATGCGTCTGTGA
- the LOC103713262 gene encoding probable mediator of RNA polymerase II transcription subunit 26b isoform X2 — MANSSASLDYWRKFFRSANSDIFEVLEQAILVAASDYPQEFRSRRDGIGEKLYTCLLPRCSGCDRVESRVSTEGGEEGDGSVKRDVEKESKVDSSNEVFEDLNRLVSSYSYDEAEALTEEIEEESQMFAEVLRIKEILANKHDQSDSVLFDSLRRLQLMELSVETLKATEIGRAVNGLRKHNSKQIRHLVRTLIDGWKVLVDEWVSATAAIADNSPASVNPSVVDEEEEGLPSPPLDEGALWATQTTSIQLSKFFDGMDDDGNLRNNGEFDKNREDGRRLPVNHETVRKQQPPCQPVVTEDRGQMRKQEPVMRQTKPQEASAPQAKPQRILRKESKPLSANSGPGRPAKLPSEQKAVDEMKPKQQDLSSVQRKPPVIPQDSKYSEEALVRAKLEAAKRKLHEGYQQAENAKKQRTIQVMELHDIPKQSHHHRQPNMKPRNQFRSWANGRH; from the exons ATGGCGAATTCGTCGGCTTCGCTGGACTACTGGAGGAAGTTCTTCCGCAGCGCGAATTCCGACATCTTCGAAGTCCTCGAGCAGGCGATCCTCGTCGCGGCGTCCGATTACCCCCAAGAATTCAGAAGCAGGAGGGATGGGATTGGTGAGAAGCTCTACACCTGCCTCCTGCCGCGGTGTTCCGGGTGCGATCGGGTCGAGTCTCGGGTGAGCACGGAGGGTGGGGAGGAGGGAGACGGCAGCGTCAAGAGAGATGTCGAGAAGGAGAGCAAGGTGGACAGCAGCAACGAAGTGTTTGAGGACTTGAACCGGCTCGTCAGCAGCTACAGCTACGACGAGGCCGAGGCGTTAACTGAGGAGATCGAGGAGGAAAGCCAAATGTTTGCGGAGGTTTTGAGGATTAAGGAGATTCTTGCCAACAAGCATGATCAG TCGGATAGTGTCTTGTTTGACTCTTTGAGGAGGCTGCAGCTGATGGAGCTTTCTGTAGAGACCTTGAAG GCAACTGAAATCGGAAGGGCTGTTAATGGTCTGCGGAAGCACAACTCAAAGCAAATTCGCCATCTTGTGCGAACTCTCATTGA TGGTTGGAAAGTTTTGGTTGATGAGTGGGTCAGTGCGACAGCTGCCATTGCAG ATAATTCCCCAGCCTCTGTCAATCCTTCTGTCGTGgatgaggaggaagaaggactcCCATCGCCTCCATTGGATGAGGGAGCTTTATGGGCTACACAGACTACTTCCATCCAGCTCTCCAAG TTCTTCGATGGAATGGATGATGATGGAA ATTTGAGAAATAATGGCGAGTTTGACAAGAACAGGGAAGATGGAAGGAGGCTTCCGGTGAACCATGAAACAGTAAGGAAGCAGCAACCTCCATGCCAGCCAGTTGTCACTGAAGATAGGGGGCAGATGAGGAAACAAGAACCGGTGATGAGGCAAACAAAGCCACAGGAAGCCTCTGCTCCCCAAGCTAAGCCTCAACGCATTTTGAGGAAAGAAAGCAAGCCTCTCAGTGCTAACTCTGGGCCTGGAAGACCAGCGAAGCTACCTTCTGAGCAGAAAGCTGTTGATGAGATGAAACCTAAACAACAAGACCTTTCTTCTGTCCAGAGGAAGCCCCCTGTGATTCCACAAGAT TCAAAATATTCTGAGGAGGCATTGGTTCGGGCCAAGTTAGAGGCAGCAAAGAGGAAACTTCATGAGGGTTACCAGCAAGCTGAAAATG CAAAGAAACAAAGGACGATACAAGTAATGGAGCTGCATGATATACCAAAGCAGAGCCATCACCATAGACAACCTAACATGAAACCTCGAAACCAGTTCAGGAGCTGGGCGAATGGGCGGCATTAG
- the LOC120107114 gene encoding uncharacterized protein LOC120107114, whose product MLPSLIVGLQTILNSNEKALSCRVVFNTDKNHSVVQTYNATTYKHCNYNDAEDDDTMEWSAGEPEFSKEAATVAVPLLKEGLTYFFSGNYDGEQCQQGQHFKSTSAMDRDCLLASRARRAAPAPNSPDDESLVPDTVVPSNFNNPADTSPVNATSGAGEALPRLVGKEGGKLLLGLGLVGALLIY is encoded by the coding sequence ATGCTTCCATCTCTAATTGTTGGACTACAGACCATACTTAATTCTAATGAGAAGGCATTGTCCTGCCGTGTAGTTTTCAACACAGACAAGAACCACTCAGTGGTCCAGACCTACAATGCAACCACGTACAAGCATTGCAACTACAACGATGCCGAGGACGATGACACGATGGAATGGTCTGCCGGAGAGCCGGAGTTCAGCAAGGAGGCGGCGACCGTCGCCGTGCCACTGCTCAAAGAAGGATTGACCTACTTCTTCTCAGGCAATTACGATGGCGAGCAATGTCAGCAAGGACAGCACTTCAAATCAACGTCAGCCATGGACAGGGATTGCCTCCTAGCCTCAAGAGCCCGTCGGGCGGCACCGGCGCCGAACAGCCCGGATGATGAGAGCTTGGTGCCTGACACTGTGGTTCCCTCCAACTTCAATAATCCAGCAGACACCAGCCCTGTTAATGCAACATCAGGGGCTGGTGAGGCTCTGCCCAGATTAGTGGGGAAGGAGGGTGGGAAGTTGCTTTTGGGGTTGGGGCTTGTGGGGGCTCTTCTGATTTATTGA
- the LOC103713262 gene encoding probable mediator of RNA polymerase II transcription subunit 26b isoform X1 has product MANSSASLDYWRKFFRSANSDIFEVLEQAILVAASDYPQEFRSRRDGIGEKLYTCLLPRCSGCDRVESRVSTEGGEEGDGSVKRDVEKESKVDSSNEVFEDLNRLVSSYSYDEAEALTEEIEEESQMFAEVLRIKEILANKHDQSDSVLFDSLRRLQLMELSVETLKATEIGRAVNGLRKHNSKQIRHLVRTLIDGWKVLVDEWVSATAAIADNSPASVNPSVVDEEEEGLPSPPLDEGALWATQTTSIQLSKFFDGMDDDGNLRNNGEFDKNREDGRRLPVNHETVRKQQPPCQPVVTEDRGQMRKQEPVMRQTKPQEASAPQAKPQRILRKESKPLSANSGPGRPAKLPSEQKAVDEMKPKQQDLSSVQRKPPVIPQDKSKYSEEALVRAKLEAAKRKLHEGYQQAENAKKQRTIQVMELHDIPKQSHHHRQPNMKPRNQFRSWANGRH; this is encoded by the exons ATGGCGAATTCGTCGGCTTCGCTGGACTACTGGAGGAAGTTCTTCCGCAGCGCGAATTCCGACATCTTCGAAGTCCTCGAGCAGGCGATCCTCGTCGCGGCGTCCGATTACCCCCAAGAATTCAGAAGCAGGAGGGATGGGATTGGTGAGAAGCTCTACACCTGCCTCCTGCCGCGGTGTTCCGGGTGCGATCGGGTCGAGTCTCGGGTGAGCACGGAGGGTGGGGAGGAGGGAGACGGCAGCGTCAAGAGAGATGTCGAGAAGGAGAGCAAGGTGGACAGCAGCAACGAAGTGTTTGAGGACTTGAACCGGCTCGTCAGCAGCTACAGCTACGACGAGGCCGAGGCGTTAACTGAGGAGATCGAGGAGGAAAGCCAAATGTTTGCGGAGGTTTTGAGGATTAAGGAGATTCTTGCCAACAAGCATGATCAG TCGGATAGTGTCTTGTTTGACTCTTTGAGGAGGCTGCAGCTGATGGAGCTTTCTGTAGAGACCTTGAAG GCAACTGAAATCGGAAGGGCTGTTAATGGTCTGCGGAAGCACAACTCAAAGCAAATTCGCCATCTTGTGCGAACTCTCATTGA TGGTTGGAAAGTTTTGGTTGATGAGTGGGTCAGTGCGACAGCTGCCATTGCAG ATAATTCCCCAGCCTCTGTCAATCCTTCTGTCGTGgatgaggaggaagaaggactcCCATCGCCTCCATTGGATGAGGGAGCTTTATGGGCTACACAGACTACTTCCATCCAGCTCTCCAAG TTCTTCGATGGAATGGATGATGATGGAA ATTTGAGAAATAATGGCGAGTTTGACAAGAACAGGGAAGATGGAAGGAGGCTTCCGGTGAACCATGAAACAGTAAGGAAGCAGCAACCTCCATGCCAGCCAGTTGTCACTGAAGATAGGGGGCAGATGAGGAAACAAGAACCGGTGATGAGGCAAACAAAGCCACAGGAAGCCTCTGCTCCCCAAGCTAAGCCTCAACGCATTTTGAGGAAAGAAAGCAAGCCTCTCAGTGCTAACTCTGGGCCTGGAAGACCAGCGAAGCTACCTTCTGAGCAGAAAGCTGTTGATGAGATGAAACCTAAACAACAAGACCTTTCTTCTGTCCAGAGGAAGCCCCCTGTGATTCCACAAGAT AAGTCAAAATATTCTGAGGAGGCATTGGTTCGGGCCAAGTTAGAGGCAGCAAAGAGGAAACTTCATGAGGGTTACCAGCAAGCTGAAAATG CAAAGAAACAAAGGACGATACAAGTAATGGAGCTGCATGATATACCAAAGCAGAGCCATCACCATAGACAACCTAACATGAAACCTCGAAACCAGTTCAGGAGCTGGGCGAATGGGCGGCATTAG